A window from Drosophila nasuta strain 15112-1781.00 chromosome 3, ASM2355853v1, whole genome shotgun sequence encodes these proteins:
- the LOC132792181 gene encoding uncharacterized protein LOC132792181 has translation MTQCSSMCGTMLLLLCGTVLLLATTTVATGSQSHNITNSSSSSSNHNATTRLHSHRVHRQHRHRKLQHHNVKSEVELLPGATMPPMTPRANVATTRLRRLHQPHNPYNKVLTRRLHQHQGASVAARPSEWDYNTYNIYTNTFGPPPPPVPQHAGKGEDNTQDVEFIGVTGRGRGYEYVPPLTTAAPPPNLNRRSPNLGMGTVPPLVPARRGYSFTTSAPSTTSSPSEDPIETNTIGRNYPTDAKEMERRHICVQQRTITMPVKTTEVYTRPIWKHISTPCDPPTRPGQMCTRVHLVHEQAYRDVIKHKAAQQMTYDCCAGWSRESPHSDACMKPICTTRCHNGGNCTAPQTCSCPTGFTGRYCEQDVNECETEKPCDQHCVNTQGSYYCRCRQGFVLQADKQSCRKTSAHADDAFEARDLENDIDDTDAEVATRLQKIERSLANERVHTNELQKSLQATYSVVDTLKSRLSTLEKQSMDVSRMQTNLYKTESRTNKLEGMLNLLMKCRNGPNANCP, from the exons ATGACGCAGTGCAGTTCAATGTGCGGcacgatgttgctgttgctgtgcggCACCGTGTTGCTGCTGGCCACAACAACGGTAGCAACAGGTAGCCAGAGTCACAAcatcaccaacagcagcagcagcagcagcaatcacaatGCGACAACACGCTTGCATAGCCATCGCGTGCATCGACAGCATCGTCATCGCAAGTTGCAACATCACAACGTCAAGTCCGAGGTGGAGTTGCTGCCGGGCGCGACAATGCCACCGATGACACCGCGTGCCAATGTGGCAACCACACGATTGCGTCGCCTCCATCAGCCGCACAATCCCTATAACAAGGTGTTGACACGCCGCCTCCATCAGCATCAAGGTGCATCGGTTGCTGCTCGACCCTCCGAATGGGACTACAACACCTACAACATCTACACGAATACGTTTGgaccaccgccaccgcctgTGCCACAGCATGCGGGCAAGGGGGAGGACAACACCCAGGATGTGGAGTTCATTGGCGTCACGGGGCGTGGGCGGGGCTACGAGTATGTGCCACCGCTGACCACAGCAGCACCGCCGCCGAATCTCAATCGTCGCTCACCCAACCTGGGCATGGGCACGGTGCCGCCTTTGGTGCCAGCGCGACGTGGCTACAGCTTCACAACGTCGGCGCCGAGCACGACGTCGAGTCCCAGCGAGGATCCCATTGAGACGAACACAATTGGTCGCAATTATCCCACTGATGCCAAGGAGATGGAGCG TCGCCACATTTGCGTGCAACAGCGTACGATCACGATGCCGGTGAAGACAACGGAGGTGTACACGCGACCCATCTGGAAACACATAAGCACACCTTGTGATCCGCCCACGCGTCCCGGGCAAATGTGCACGCGAGTCCATCTGGTGCACGAGCAGGCCTACAGGGATGTCATCAAGCACAAGGCAGCGCAGCAGATGACCTACGACTGCTGTGCTGGATGGAGCAGGGAATCACCGCACTCGGATGCGTGCATGAAAC CTATTTGCACCACGCGCTGCCACAACGGCGGCAACTGCACGGCGCCGCAGACTTGCAGCTGCCCCACAGGATTCACGGGTCGCTATTGCGAACAGGATGTGAACGAGTGCGAGACGGAGAAGCCCTGCGATCAGCACTGTGTGAACACACAAGGCTCCTACTATTGTCGCTGCCGGCAAGGATTCGTCCTGCAGGCGGATAAGCAGAGTTGCCGCAAGACATCGGCGCATGCTGATGATGCGTTTGAGGCGCGTGATCTAGAGAATGATATCGATGATACGGATGCGGAGGTGGCAACGCGACTGCAGAAGATCGAACGCTCGCTGGCCAATGAGCGAGTGCACACGAATGAGTTGCAAAAATCCTTACAAGCCACCTACAGCGTGGTGGATACTCTAAAAAGCAGGCTGAGCACATTG GAAAAGCAATCCATGGATGTGAGTCGCATGCAGACGAATCTTTACAAAACAGAATCACGCACCAACAAGCTGGAAGGCATGTTGAATCTGCTGATGAAATGTCGAAATGGTCCCAATGCCAATTGCCCCtag
- the LOC132790527 gene encoding uncharacterized protein LOC132790527, which produces MFSFAFWKNEAKKDQHENVSQIWKELNTTFITFLRWSWLIYTIAVIVISICGYFAYCESCRRNEIVQRRRIIQRAQQRPPQKRRPNAAYRDHQIYRYIILGLAKYMKNPDGVRPFIDYMDHLYPLRHSQAEMALNIGHNGAEANMEN; this is translated from the exons ATGTTCTCGTTTGCCTTCTGGAAAAACGAGGCAAAGAAAGACCAGCATGAAAATGTCTCGCAAATCTGGAAGGAATTAAATACCACATTCATCAC CTTCCTTCGCTGGAGCTGGTTAATTTACACCATTGCCGTCATTGTCATCTCGATTTGTGGCTATTTTGCCTACTGCGAAAGCTGTCgcagaaatgaaattgttcAGCGTCGACGCATCATTCAGCGCGCTCAGCAGAG ACCGCCACAAAAGCGACGTCCGAATGCCGCTTATCGCGATCATCAGATCTATCGTTATATAATCCTAGGTTTGGCCAAGTATATGAAGAATCCAGACGGCGTGCGTCCGTTCATCGATTATATGGATCATCTGTATCCGCTGCGGCACTCACAGGCTGAAATGGCATTGAATATTGGCCACAATGGCGCGGAGGCAAACATGGAAAATTAG